The Pseudomonas bijieensis DNA window GCGGATGATCTATACCTTCAAGTACACGCAGCCAGGCCAAGACAACATACTGGCGTGTCCTGATAAAACGACCGCGGCGCCCCGCTTCAAGTGCGCTGCGTCACATAAGACGTCGGCCTGCAAGACGCTGTTTGCGCGCCAAGCATCCTTTGAATGGCGCCCCCCCCTTCCAATGCCTGAAGTACCGATCATGAGCCTAAGCAAACGCGCTTTGAATGCCCCCACCAGAACACTATCCAGGCTTTGTCTATTACTGCCGCTGTTGGTTGCACACAACGCGCGCGGTGAACCCCTGGAGATAGAACTGCACATCCTCGACGCGCCGCCGCTGACGTTCGTCAATGACCCCAGGGGGCACGGAATCGTTGGTGATGTCGCCGTCGCGGCCATGACAAAGGCCGGGTACACCGTAAAAATCCATGTGCTGCCCTGGGCCAGGGCTCAGAAACACGTCAGCGAAGAACACGACCACTTGATCACACCCCTCTCGCGCATACCCACTCGTGAGGATCGTTTTACCTGGATCGCCTCGATCATGCCCATGGAACGAGCTTTTTTCAGCCTTGAGCGGCGGGTGAACAGCTTCGCCCAAGCGAAAGAAACCTACCGCAAGATCGGCGTCGGCCTGGGCAGTGCGCAGGAAGATATCCTGCGCACCGAAGGTTTCAGCGATGAGCAGATCTATCCGCTGGCCATTGGCGACAACCCCGCCCAGCTGCTCTTGATGGGGCGCATCGATGCCTGGTTCAACGGCGTGCCCGAGAGTCGATACATCTGGCCGAAGGTGTCTAAACGCAAACTGCTCATGAGTCGGGTCGGCAGCAGCGCCGATCTTTACCTGGCCTGCTCGAAACAATGCGCGCCCAAAATGGTCGAGGATTTACGCGAAGCGGTTGAAGCGCTTCGGGCGGATGGGACGCTCAAGCAAATCCATGACCTCTATTTGCCGCAATAGGCCGCGACCCATCAATACATTTGATAGCAAAGAACCCAAGCTCGCCCTGAAACGGTGCAGTGTGTTCAAGGTTTGCGTGAGTCATTGCGGCAAGGGAGCTTGCTCCCGATTGGGCGCCAGGAGCTCATAAACAGGGGCTGCCAGGCAGCCCGGCGGGAACAAGCGCCCTCGCCACGGTTCCTCGGCTTCCAAATAGTGGCACACATCGCCGGACTAGAGGCCTTGTCGATGGCTTATATCATTCTGAATGATAGTTACCTTTGCTTCATTCGATTCGTTCCTCTGCCTTGCTCCACGCATCATCCGCCCATTCTCAATACATTGGCGGATGCTATCCATGGAACATTCACTTTCAAAACTGCGTTTTCCTCTCGCGCTGCTGGCGGTACTGGTGATGAGCGCCTGCGGCAAGACTCCCGACACGGCAGCTTCCATGCCGCCAGCCAAAGTCAGTGTGGCCAAGGTACTGGAACAACCAGTCAACGAATGGGATGAATTCACCGGACGCCTTGAAGCGCCGGAAACCGTCGAAATCCGTCCGCGGGTATCCGGACAAATCGACGAAGTGGCCTTCACCGAGGGCGCGCTGGTCAAGAAAGGCGACCTGCTGTTCCAGATCGACCCGCGCCCCTTCCAGGCTGAAGTACGTCGTCTCGAAGCCCAACTGGCCCAAGCCCGTGCCACCGCCACCCGCAGCGAGAACGAAGCCCAGCGTGGCGAACGCCTGCGTCTGAGCAATGCCATTTCCGCCGAGCTGGCAGACTCGCGCACCAGCGCCGCCCAGGAAGCCCGCGCTGCCGCCGCGGCGATCCAGGCACAACTGGACCTGGCCAAGCTGAACCTGAGCTTCACCCGTGTCACCTCGCCCATCACTGGTCGCGTCAGCCGGGCAGAGATCACCGCAGGCAACCTGGTGACCGCCGACGTCACCGCGCTGACCAGCGTGGTCTCCACCGACAAGGTCTACGCCTACTTCGACGCCGACGAACGTGTCTTCCTCAAGTACACCCAACTCGCCCGCCAAGGCCAGCGCGGCCAGGCCACGCCGGTCTACATGGGCCTGTCCAACGAGGACGGCAATCCACACCTGGGCCAGATGAATTTCGTCGACAACCAGGTCAACCCGCAGACCGGTACGATCCGTGGCCGGGCCGTGTTCGACAACAAGGACGGCACCTACACCCCTGGCCTGTATGCCCGACTGAAGCTGGTGGGCAGCGGCACTTATTCCGCCGTGCTGATCAACGACGAAGCCGTGGGCACCGACCTGGGCAAGAAATTCGTGCTGGTGATGGACGCCGAGAACAAGCCGGCCTACCGCGCCGTCGAGCTAGGGCCGAAGATCGAAGGCCTGCGCATCGTGCGTAACGGCCTGAGCAAGGACGACACCATCATCGTCAAGGGCCTGCAGCGGGCTCGTCCAGGTTCGCCGGTCACACCTGAAACCGTGCCGATGGCCAGCGACGAAACCATTGCCGCCCTGGCACAACAACGTAAAGCGCTAGAAGCCAGCAACCTGCCCCAAGTCGCGCCATCCAAGGACGCGTCAGGGGCGGCAGGCAAACTGGCCGCTGCGACCCCACGCGGTTAAGGGACTGAATCCAAGATGAAATTTTCCCAGTTCTTCATTTCGCGGCCGATCTTCGCAGCGGTACTTTCGCTGCTGATCCTGATCGCCGGCGCCATCTCACTGTTCCAATTGCCGATCAGCGAATACCCGGAAGTCGTGCCGCCGACCGTGGTCGTGCGCGCAAACTTCCCAGGTGCCAACCCCAAGGTCATCGGCGAGACCGTGGCCGCTCCTTTGGAACAAGCCATCACCGGCGTCGAGAACATGCTGTACATGTCCTCGCAGTCCACCGCCGATGGCAAGATCACCCTGACCATCACCTTCGCCCTGGGCACCGACCTGGACAACGCCCAGGTGCAGGTGCAGAACCGCGTCACCCGGACCGAGCCCAAGCTGCCGGAAGAAGTGACCCGGATCGGCATCACGGTGGACAAGGCGTCGCCCGACCTGACCATGGTCGTGCACTTGACCTCGCCGGACAAACGCTACGACATGCTCTACCTGTCCAACTACGCCCTGCTCAACATCAAGGATGAGCTGGCGCGCCTGGGCGGCGTGGGTGATGTGCAGCTGTTCGGCATGGGTGACTACTCCCTGCGGGTCTGGCTGGATCCGAACAAGACCGCTTCGCGCAACCTGACCGCCACCGACGTGGTCACCGCGATCCGCGAACAGAACCGCCAGGTGGCTGCCGGCGCCCTGGGTGCGCCGCCAGCGCCCAATGCCCAGGCTTTCCAGCTGTCGATCAATACCCAAGGGCGCCTTGTGAATGAGGAGGAGTTCGAGAACATCATCATTCGTTCCGGCGCCAACGGTGAGATCACTCGCCTGAAAGACATCGCCCGGGTCGAACTGGGCTCCAGCCAATACGCTCTGCGTTCGCTGCTGGACAACCAGCCGGCGGTGGCGATCCCGATCTTCCAGCGTCCAGGCTCCAACGCCATCCAGATCTCCAACGATGTTCGCGAGAAAATGGAAGAGTTGAAGAAGGGCTTCCCGGCCGGGATGGACTACAGCATTGTCTATGACCCGACGATCTTCGTCCGCGGTTCCATCGAGGCAGTGGTGCACACCCTGTTCGAAGCGCTGATCCTCGTGGTGCTGGTGGTGATCCTGTTCCTGCAGACCTGGCGTGCATCGATCATCCCGCTGGTGGCTGTACCGGTGTCGCTGATCGGTACGTTCGCGGTGATGCACCTGTTCGGCTTCTCGCTGAACGCCCTCTCATTGTTCGGCCTGGTACTGGCGATCGGTATCGTGGTGGACGACGCCATCGTGGTGGTGGAGAACGTCGAGCGAAACATCGAACTGGGGCTCACCCCAGTGGAAGCGACCAAGCGCGCCATGGGCGAAGTGACTGGTCCGATCATCGCCACCGCCCTGGTGCTGTGCGCGGTGTTCGTTCCGGCGGCGTTCATCAGTGGCTTGACCGGACAGTTTTATAAGCAGTTCGCCCTGACCATCGCCATCTCGACAGTGATTTCGGCGGTCAACTCCCTGACCCTGTCGCCAGCCTTGGCTGCCGTGTTGCTCAAAGGCCATGACGCGCCCAAGGACCGTTTCTCGAAGTTTTTGGACAAGCTCTTCGGTGGCTGGCTGTTCCGTCCGTTCAACCGTTTCTTCGAGCGTGCCAGTCACGGTTACGTGGGCACCGTCGCCCGAGTGATTCGTAGCAGCGGCATCGCCCTGGTGCTCTATGCGGGCCTGATGGTGTTGACCTTCTTCGGTTTCTCCACCACCCCGACCGGTTTCGTGCCCGGCCAGGACAAGCAATACCTGGTGGCCTTCGCCCAATTGCCGGACGCCGCGAGCCTGGACCGTACCGAAGACGTGATCAAACGCATGTCGGACCTGGCCCTCAAGCAACCGGGGGTTGAAAGCGCCGTGGCCTTCCCGGGCCTGTCGATCAACGGCTTCACCAACAGCCCGAACGCCGGCATCGTGTTCGTGACCCTCAAGCCCTTCGACGAGCGCAAGGACCCAAGCATGTCGGCCGGCGCCATCGCCGGAGCCTTGAACGGCCAGTACGCCGGGATCCAGGAAGCCTACATGGCGATCTTCCCACCGCCGCCAGTACAGGGCCTGGGCACGATCGGTGGTTTCCGCCTGCAAATCGAAGACCGAGGCAACCTGGGCTACGACGAGCTGTACAAAGAAACCATGAACATCATCACCAAGAGCCGCAGCGTGCCGGAACTGGCCGGGTTGTTCACCAGCTACACCGTGAACGTGCCCCAGGTCGATGCTGCCATCGACCGTGAAAAAGCCAAGACCCACGGCGTGGCCGTCAGCGACATCTTCGACACCCTGCAGATCTACCTGGGTTCGCTGTATGCCAACGACTTCAACCGTTTCGGCCGCACCTACCAGGTCAACGTCCAGGCCGAGCAGCAGTTCCGTCTCGAGTCGGACCAGATCGGCCAGCTCAAGGTGCGCAACAACCGTGGCGAGATGATCCCGCTGGCGACCTTCATCAAGGTCAGCGACACCTCGGGGCCGGACCGCGTGATGCACTACAACGGCTTCATCACCGCTGAAATCAACGGTGCCGCCGCCCCGGGCTACAGCTCCGGCCAGGCTGAAAAAGCCATCGAGAAACTGCTCAAGGACGAATTGCCCAACGGCATGACGTACGAGTGGACCGACCTGACCTACCAGCAGATCCTTTCGGGCAACACCGCGCTGTTCGTGTTCCCGCTCTGCGTACTGCTGGCGTTCCTGGTGCTCGCGGCCCAGTACGAAAGCTGGAGCCTGCCATTGGCGGTGATCCTGATCGTACCGATGACCCTGCTGTCAGCGATTACCGGGGTGATCCTCTCCGGTGGCGACAACAACATCTTTACCCAGATCGGCTTGATCGTATTGGTGGGGCTTGCCTGCAAGAACGCGATCCTGATCGTCGAGTTCGCCAAGGATAAACAGCTCGAAGGCATGAACCCGCTGGCGGCGGTCCTCGAAGCGTGCCGCCTGCGTCTGCGGCCGATCCTGATGACCTCCTTCGCCTTCATCATGGGCGTGGTGCCCCTGGTGTTCTCCAGCGGCGCGGGTGCGGAAATGCGCCATGCCATGGGTGTGGCGGTGTTCTCCGGGATGCTCGGCGTGACCTTCTTCGGCCTGCTGCTCACCCCCGTGTTCTATGTACTGATCCGCAACTTCGTCGAGCGCAGCGAGGCCCGCAAGGCGGCCCGGGCTTTGAAACTGGAGGCGCAACAATGAGTTTGAAAGCGTTCATGCCGAGCTTGCTGGTATTGGCACTGAGTGCCTGCGCCGTGGGCCCGGACTACAAGGCCCCGCAAACGGAGGCGGCGAATATCACCGCCGCCACCGACGGCGCCGCCGGCCAGAAGAATTTCGACCGCGCCCGTTTCGAAGGCATCTGGTGGCAGCAATTCGACGACCCGACGCTCAACGCGTTGGTGACTCGCTCCCTGGAAGGCAACCGCGAGTTGCGCGTAGCCTTCGCCCGCCTGCGGGCAGCCCGGGCGATTCGCGATGACGCCAGCAATGACGCCATGCCCACCATCACCAGCCGCGCCAGCAGCAACCTGGGCAAAGGCCAGGTCCCGGGGCAGACCACCGACCGGGTCAATACCGAGCGTTACGACCTGGGCCTGGACATGGCCTGGGAGCTGGACTTGTTCGGACGCATCCAGCGCAACCTGGAAGCCACCGATGCCGACCAGCAGGCCGCCGAAGCCGATCTCTATCAGTTGCAGGTGACGATGATCGCCGAGCTGGTGGACGCCTACGGTCAACTGCGCGGCGCCCAGCTGCGGGAAAAGATCGCCCTGGCGAACCTGAAGAACCAGCAGGACTCGCGCAAGATCACCGAAAGCCTGCGTGATGCCGGCGTCGGCGACCAGCTCGACGTGGTCCGCGCCGATGCCCGCCTGGCCTCGGTGGAAGCCAGCGTCCCGCAGTTGCAGGCCGAACAAGTGCGCCAACGCAATCGCATCGCCACTTTGCTGGGTGAGCGCCCGGACAAATTGAGCGTGGACCTGAGCCCGAAACAGTTGCCAGCCATCGCCAAGGCCCTGCCCATCGGCGACCCGGGTGAGCTGCTGCAACGGCGCCCGGACATTCTCAGCGCCGAACGCCAACTGGCCGCTGCCACGGCGCGCATCGGCGTGGCCAAGGCTGACCTGTTCCCACGGGTCAGCCTGAGCGGTTTCCTGGGCTTTACCGCCGGACGCGGCTCGCAGATCGGCTCCTCGGCCGCCAACGCCTGGGCGCTGGGCCCGAGCATTACCTGGGCCGCCTTCGACCTGGGCAGCGTGCGGGCTCGCTTGCGCGGTGCCAGCGCCGAGGCGGACGGTGCCCTGGCGACCTACGAACAGCAAGTGCTGCTGGCCCTGGAGGAATCGGAGAATGCCTTCAGTGACTACGGCAAGCGCCAGCAACGGCTGATCTCGCTGATCCGTCAGAGCGAATCGAGCCGTGCCGCCGCCGACCTGGCCGAGATTCGCTACCGCGAAGGCACCGTGGACTTCCTCGTGCTGCTCGACGCCCAACGTGAACGCCTGGCCGCCGAAGACACCCAGGCCCAGGCGGAAGTGGACCTGTACCGCGGCATCGTCGCGATCTACAAGGCCCTGGGTGGCGGCTGGAAACCGGAGACCGTTGCCAGCAACTGATCCGCCCTGCTCAACCGAGCTCCTTTGGTTGGCCGCAACCAACCAAATCCTTGCCCCGCGTTTCATTCGGACGCGGGGCTTTTTTTCGCCAGCGACTCCACAGATTCAGCATTCAGCACAACCCCTGTGGGAGCGAGCCTGCTCGCGATAGCGGTGGGTCAGCTTGCATAGATGTTGAAGATACCGATGCCGTCGCGAGCAGGCTCGCTCCTACATGGGTTTTGGGGAGGGTCACAGATCTGCATCCACAATCACCGGTGGAGCGAGATGCGTCACAAGGTTTGACTCAAGCCCCCACCTGACCGAAGCTTGCGACATTTCAAGCTTCTGGTAATGGATTTCCTGCATGCCCTCGCCTCGCCGCCGCTATCTGCTTCTCAGCCTCTGTATCCTGTTGGTGATCGGTCTTGTCGCAGT harbors:
- a CDS encoding substrate-binding periplasmic protein, with the protein product MSLSKRALNAPTRTLSRLCLLLPLLVAHNARGEPLEIELHILDAPPLTFVNDPRGHGIVGDVAVAAMTKAGYTVKIHVLPWARAQKHVSEEHDHLITPLSRIPTREDRFTWIASIMPMERAFFSLERRVNSFAQAKETYRKIGVGLGSAQEDILRTEGFSDEQIYPLAIGDNPAQLLLMGRIDAWFNGVPESRYIWPKVSKRKLLMSRVGSSADLYLACSKQCAPKMVEDLREAVEALRADGTLKQIHDLYLPQ
- the mexE gene encoding multidrug efflux RND transporter periplasmic adaptor subunit MexE — its product is MEHSLSKLRFPLALLAVLVMSACGKTPDTAASMPPAKVSVAKVLEQPVNEWDEFTGRLEAPETVEIRPRVSGQIDEVAFTEGALVKKGDLLFQIDPRPFQAEVRRLEAQLAQARATATRSENEAQRGERLRLSNAISAELADSRTSAAQEARAAAAAIQAQLDLAKLNLSFTRVTSPITGRVSRAEITAGNLVTADVTALTSVVSTDKVYAYFDADERVFLKYTQLARQGQRGQATPVYMGLSNEDGNPHLGQMNFVDNQVNPQTGTIRGRAVFDNKDGTYTPGLYARLKLVGSGTYSAVLINDEAVGTDLGKKFVLVMDAENKPAYRAVELGPKIEGLRIVRNGLSKDDTIIVKGLQRARPGSPVTPETVPMASDETIAALAQQRKALEASNLPQVAPSKDASGAAGKLAAATPRG
- a CDS encoding efflux RND transporter permease subunit, whose translation is MKFSQFFISRPIFAAVLSLLILIAGAISLFQLPISEYPEVVPPTVVVRANFPGANPKVIGETVAAPLEQAITGVENMLYMSSQSTADGKITLTITFALGTDLDNAQVQVQNRVTRTEPKLPEEVTRIGITVDKASPDLTMVVHLTSPDKRYDMLYLSNYALLNIKDELARLGGVGDVQLFGMGDYSLRVWLDPNKTASRNLTATDVVTAIREQNRQVAAGALGAPPAPNAQAFQLSINTQGRLVNEEEFENIIIRSGANGEITRLKDIARVELGSSQYALRSLLDNQPAVAIPIFQRPGSNAIQISNDVREKMEELKKGFPAGMDYSIVYDPTIFVRGSIEAVVHTLFEALILVVLVVILFLQTWRASIIPLVAVPVSLIGTFAVMHLFGFSLNALSLFGLVLAIGIVVDDAIVVVENVERNIELGLTPVEATKRAMGEVTGPIIATALVLCAVFVPAAFISGLTGQFYKQFALTIAISTVISAVNSLTLSPALAAVLLKGHDAPKDRFSKFLDKLFGGWLFRPFNRFFERASHGYVGTVARVIRSSGIALVLYAGLMVLTFFGFSTTPTGFVPGQDKQYLVAFAQLPDAASLDRTEDVIKRMSDLALKQPGVESAVAFPGLSINGFTNSPNAGIVFVTLKPFDERKDPSMSAGAIAGALNGQYAGIQEAYMAIFPPPPVQGLGTIGGFRLQIEDRGNLGYDELYKETMNIITKSRSVPELAGLFTSYTVNVPQVDAAIDREKAKTHGVAVSDIFDTLQIYLGSLYANDFNRFGRTYQVNVQAEQQFRLESDQIGQLKVRNNRGEMIPLATFIKVSDTSGPDRVMHYNGFITAEINGAAAPGYSSGQAEKAIEKLLKDELPNGMTYEWTDLTYQQILSGNTALFVFPLCVLLAFLVLAAQYESWSLPLAVILIVPMTLLSAITGVILSGGDNNIFTQIGLIVLVGLACKNAILIVEFAKDKQLEGMNPLAAVLEACRLRLRPILMTSFAFIMGVVPLVFSSGAGAEMRHAMGVAVFSGMLGVTFFGLLLTPVFYVLIRNFVERSEARKAARALKLEAQQ
- a CDS encoding efflux transporter outer membrane subunit, producing the protein MSLKAFMPSLLVLALSACAVGPDYKAPQTEAANITAATDGAAGQKNFDRARFEGIWWQQFDDPTLNALVTRSLEGNRELRVAFARLRAARAIRDDASNDAMPTITSRASSNLGKGQVPGQTTDRVNTERYDLGLDMAWELDLFGRIQRNLEATDADQQAAEADLYQLQVTMIAELVDAYGQLRGAQLREKIALANLKNQQDSRKITESLRDAGVGDQLDVVRADARLASVEASVPQLQAEQVRQRNRIATLLGERPDKLSVDLSPKQLPAIAKALPIGDPGELLQRRPDILSAERQLAAATARIGVAKADLFPRVSLSGFLGFTAGRGSQIGSSAANAWALGPSITWAAFDLGSVRARLRGASAEADGALATYEQQVLLALEESENAFSDYGKRQQRLISLIRQSESSRAAADLAEIRYREGTVDFLVLLDAQRERLAAEDTQAQAEVDLYRGIVAIYKALGGGWKPETVASN